From the genome of Thermogutta terrifontis, one region includes:
- a CDS encoding multiheme c-type cytochrome — translation MSRSGYRGTAAVTVCTISFFAGMVAAIELGCERSPPPQPIPRKSAASGLATPPPEESPSAVAGTAAVPGKAAVPPTPAPRSESPASSSAASWVKQPETLSAGAPSAVPSGWIIPDEQPAHAVAQAGERSEAPASQAAPPPATFVPAVPTMNVQGELPKQAERGLPKAVVSEAAPGEALPNPLRGGGRPKGQLPSSPIETSSASSPPPLQPAAVIPAAQSQTPAGSSSGFKRRLERPPFDPIKENGQFFVGWTKPQVALVFTGRQDGYFEPCGCAGKERMKGGLSRRHTMIRQLREQGWPLVVMDVGGLIKGFGKQTEVKFQVTVDALRVIGYEAINLGHNDLRLPAPLLLSVVAPVGQQQSEFVSANVALFDFSADQWMSRYRVVEAGGKRVGITAVLGKSYQQEIRNPDLAFMDPEEALAKIVPQLKSQADILVLLADAADEEAFTLVKKFPEFNVLATTDGPAEPPGSPRFVPDTKTLLVRVGEKGMAAAVLGFYDNPDQPVAYQRVILDSRYPDSPEMKQMMVTYQNQLETLGLAGLEIRPVPHPRREIQGDYVGSEKCANCHEKSYLIWKKSGHAKAWDTLKNLDPPRTFDPECISCHVTGWHPTRYFPYISGFLSERETPQLIDVGCESCHGPGGEHVAAEMGSDIERQRRAAQAMIVTKEEAENSEVHNCRNCHDLDNSPDFDFAKYWPLVEHYEKE, via the coding sequence ATGTCACGGAGTGGTTATCGCGGCACGGCGGCCGTCACGGTTTGCACCATTTCTTTTTTTGCCGGAATGGTGGCGGCGATTGAGCTGGGCTGCGAGCGTTCCCCACCTCCCCAGCCCATCCCCCGGAAGTCGGCGGCTTCCGGCCTGGCAACACCGCCCCCGGAAGAGTCACCATCGGCGGTAGCCGGAACTGCGGCGGTTCCAGGGAAAGCGGCAGTTCCTCCGACGCCTGCTCCGCGGAGTGAGTCTCCCGCGTCTTCCTCGGCGGCAAGTTGGGTGAAGCAACCGGAAACACTCTCTGCCGGAGCGCCGTCGGCGGTTCCTTCGGGTTGGATCATCCCCGATGAACAGCCCGCACACGCCGTCGCCCAAGCCGGTGAGAGGTCGGAGGCCCCTGCTTCTCAGGCAGCGCCACCTCCGGCAACTTTTGTCCCCGCTGTACCGACTATGAACGTGCAGGGCGAACTGCCGAAACAAGCTGAGCGAGGGCTTCCCAAGGCGGTCGTCTCAGAGGCTGCACCCGGGGAAGCCCTTCCTAATCCGCTACGGGGCGGCGGTCGTCCAAAAGGCCAGTTGCCCAGTTCACCCATTGAGACCTCCTCCGCGTCATCGCCGCCACCATTGCAGCCTGCCGCGGTGATACCCGCTGCCCAGTCGCAGACCCCGGCCGGCTCTTCATCGGGGTTCAAACGTCGTCTGGAGCGTCCGCCATTTGACCCCATCAAGGAAAATGGTCAATTCTTTGTGGGCTGGACGAAACCCCAGGTCGCACTGGTCTTTACGGGGCGTCAGGACGGCTACTTTGAGCCCTGCGGGTGCGCCGGCAAGGAACGTATGAAGGGCGGGTTGAGTCGGCGACACACGATGATCCGGCAGCTTCGTGAGCAAGGTTGGCCGCTGGTGGTGATGGATGTCGGGGGACTTATCAAGGGATTTGGTAAGCAGACAGAGGTCAAGTTTCAGGTCACCGTGGATGCCCTGCGGGTGATCGGTTACGAAGCGATTAATTTGGGACACAACGACTTGCGGCTACCCGCCCCGCTTCTCCTCTCGGTGGTCGCGCCCGTCGGTCAGCAACAAAGTGAATTCGTTTCGGCGAATGTGGCCTTGTTCGATTTCTCAGCAGATCAGTGGATGTCTCGTTATCGGGTTGTGGAAGCCGGCGGCAAGCGCGTGGGGATAACCGCCGTCCTCGGCAAAAGCTATCAGCAGGAGATTCGGAATCCTGATCTCGCCTTTATGGACCCCGAGGAAGCGCTGGCCAAGATTGTCCCGCAGCTTAAATCTCAGGCAGACATCCTGGTTCTGCTGGCCGACGCTGCCGACGAAGAGGCGTTTACCCTGGTCAAAAAGTTCCCGGAATTTAACGTCCTGGCAACCACCGATGGTCCCGCGGAACCTCCCGGTTCTCCCCGCTTCGTGCCCGATACCAAAACACTCCTGGTCCGCGTGGGGGAAAAAGGGATGGCCGCGGCTGTTCTAGGATTTTATGACAATCCCGATCAGCCTGTCGCTTACCAGCGGGTCATTCTGGATTCACGGTATCCCGATTCTCCTGAGATGAAGCAGATGATGGTGACCTACCAGAATCAGTTAGAAACCCTTGGGCTAGCCGGTCTGGAAATCCGTCCTGTTCCCCATCCCCGACGCGAAATCCAGGGAGATTATGTCGGCTCGGAAAAATGCGCCAACTGCCACGAGAAGTCATACCTGATCTGGAAGAAGTCGGGCCACGCAAAGGCCTGGGACACGCTGAAAAACCTGGATCCGCCGAGAACGTTCGATCCCGAGTGTATCAGTTGCCACGTGACAGGCTGGCACCCCACCCGGTATTTCCCCTACATCTCCGGATTCCTTTCTGAGAGGGAGACACCCCAACTCATCGACGTTGGATGCGAGTCCTGTCACGGACCAGGCGGGGAGCACGTAGCGGCCGAAATGGGAAGTGACATCGAGCGACAAAGAAGGGCCGCCCAGGCGATGATTGTGACCAAAGAGGAGGCTGAAAACTCCGAGGTGCATAACTGTCGGAACTGCCACGATCTGGATAACAGCCCCGACTTCGACTTCGCCAAATACTGGCCGCTGGTGGAACATTACGAAAAAGAATAG
- a CDS encoding DUF1573 domain-containing protein, translating into MRRLKLVGLVVLVAAVAGVVVGLALGWASVEYRPWPGYPVLAEAQPAASANVQAGAKFEQEVSGVAEPRVEVPEDTYDFGRIESNSVVRHEFEIRNVGSAPLRLTKGDSSCRCTVLNFEEAELGPGQSIKIALEFNGKDYVGPVTQHATLYTNDLRRPQVKLTVKADVVRSIRVVPAEIVFTRVVRMQPAVGEAKIYIFRQQPVKISQPELAFQDETANFFSLELSPLSEGELTVEPGAKAGYRLLVRLKPGLPLGPFQQKIRLHTDQKDSPELEIPVQGRVESDVNIVGAGWDSSRGILHIGRVNRQTGAERRVMLRLAALPDEKLEFHVEKSVPEFLEVTVEADRIVHKDVTMLVPIVIRIPPGAGPANYFGLDEPNLGRVIIKTNHPDAPEVKILVRFAIE; encoded by the coding sequence ATGCGACGGTTAAAACTCGTGGGGCTGGTCGTTCTGGTGGCGGCGGTCGCAGGGGTAGTCGTGGGCTTGGCGCTGGGCTGGGCCAGCGTGGAGTATCGGCCATGGCCCGGCTATCCTGTTTTGGCGGAAGCCCAGCCTGCGGCATCGGCTAATGTCCAAGCGGGTGCGAAATTCGAACAGGAGGTTTCGGGAGTTGCAGAGCCCAGGGTCGAAGTGCCGGAAGACACCTACGATTTTGGCAGGATCGAATCTAACTCGGTCGTTCGGCATGAATTCGAGATTCGCAATGTGGGCTCCGCACCGCTCCGGCTGACCAAAGGGGATAGCTCCTGCCGCTGCACCGTGCTCAATTTTGAAGAGGCCGAACTAGGCCCGGGCCAGTCCATAAAAATCGCACTCGAGTTTAACGGGAAGGACTACGTCGGGCCGGTCACCCAGCATGCCACGCTGTACACGAACGACCTGCGAAGACCCCAGGTGAAACTCACCGTCAAGGCGGATGTTGTCCGCTCCATAAGGGTGGTGCCCGCGGAGATCGTTTTTACTCGCGTGGTGCGAATGCAGCCGGCTGTTGGGGAAGCCAAGATTTACATCTTTCGCCAGCAGCCTGTAAAAATTAGCCAGCCGGAGTTGGCATTCCAGGACGAAACGGCGAACTTTTTCAGCCTGGAGCTATCCCCTCTTTCGGAGGGAGAACTAACCGTCGAGCCGGGGGCCAAGGCTGGGTATCGGCTGCTCGTTCGGCTCAAACCAGGCTTGCCTCTTGGACCGTTTCAGCAGAAAATCCGCCTGCATACCGATCAGAAAGATTCTCCCGAGCTGGAGATCCCCGTTCAGGGGCGAGTGGAAAGTGACGTGAACATCGTGGGGGCGGGGTGGGATTCCTCGCGGGGGATCCTCCACATTGGGCGTGTGAACCGCCAGACCGGGGCAGAACGCCGGGTGATGCTGCGGTTGGCCGCCCTGCCCGACGAAAAGTTGGAATTCCATGTCGAAAAAAGTGTTCCAGAATTCCTGGAAGTTACCGTCGAGGCCGATCGGATTGTGCACAAGGATGTAACGATGCTGGTGCCCATTGTGATCAGAATTCCACCGGGAGCAGGGCCCGCCAACTATTTTGGCCTGGATGAGCCGAACCTGGGGCGAGTCATCATTAAAACGAATCATCCTGACGCCCCCGAGGTCAAGATCCTTGTCCGCTTCGCCATCGAGTGA
- a CDS encoding MATE family efflux transporter, translated as MAAPVNDWIDEPGVYRPLLRLSWPVLLEQGLALLVGFSDTILTGHYLSESHLAAVNLMAYLLWLLYGLFSVVAIGASALVARYVGARRIMMAERFMHQALLVGFLVAVPSAILAAVLGPKIIAFLQLQGTSAKAAQSYWEIVIPAMPFVMLSAVGIACLRGAGAMVQGLIIMTIVNIVNIAVSWAFCLGFGPCPRWGWEGIAFGTACGYCVGGVVTLLILVRGLAGLRLRWRMFRYQGKLVYRLLRVGIPGGLETLSMILCQLWFVAIVNALGDKAAAAHGVALRIESLAFLPGAAFQVAAATMTGQYLGARQPHKATRGVIAACVLAGLVMGTGAILFYTFPLQLASLMVGDHQRDIAHLAAPLLRTIAVGIPPLVFVTIFSGALRGAGDTRWPLLFSLIGLLGVRIPGAYWLTLPGVVLPGVALPVPGWGLGVLGAWYAMVADLYLRACLTTWRFVHGGWKTIRV; from the coding sequence ATGGCTGCTCCTGTCAACGATTGGATTGATGAACCGGGCGTCTATCGGCCGTTGTTGCGGCTTTCCTGGCCGGTGCTCTTGGAGCAGGGGCTGGCCCTGCTTGTAGGCTTTTCGGACACGATCCTGACAGGGCACTATCTCAGCGAATCCCATCTGGCGGCCGTCAATCTGATGGCCTACCTCCTGTGGCTGCTCTATGGACTTTTCAGCGTGGTCGCGATTGGGGCCTCTGCGCTGGTGGCCCGGTATGTGGGAGCTCGTCGGATCATGATGGCGGAGCGGTTCATGCACCAGGCCCTGTTGGTAGGTTTCCTGGTGGCCGTGCCGTCGGCAATCCTGGCAGCCGTGCTGGGGCCGAAGATCATCGCGTTTCTCCAGCTCCAAGGAACCTCGGCAAAGGCAGCTCAAAGTTACTGGGAAATCGTCATCCCGGCCATGCCGTTCGTGATGCTCAGTGCGGTGGGGATCGCTTGTTTACGCGGAGCCGGGGCGATGGTTCAGGGGCTCATCATCATGACCATTGTCAACATTGTGAACATCGCGGTGAGCTGGGCCTTCTGCCTCGGTTTTGGACCCTGTCCCCGCTGGGGCTGGGAAGGCATCGCTTTTGGGACGGCATGCGGCTACTGTGTGGGAGGTGTGGTGACGCTGCTCATTCTCGTAAGGGGACTGGCCGGACTGCGGCTTCGCTGGAGGATGTTTCGTTATCAGGGCAAGCTGGTTTATCGGCTGCTTCGGGTAGGTATCCCGGGAGGGCTGGAAACCCTGTCAATGATTCTCTGCCAGTTATGGTTTGTGGCCATTGTCAACGCGCTGGGAGACAAGGCGGCCGCCGCGCACGGAGTCGCCCTTCGCATTGAATCGCTGGCCTTTCTCCCCGGTGCTGCCTTCCAGGTGGCGGCGGCCACCATGACCGGCCAGTATCTGGGCGCACGCCAGCCTCATAAGGCCACCCGAGGCGTTATCGCCGCATGCGTTCTGGCGGGTTTGGTGATGGGCACGGGAGCCATTCTTTTCTATACGTTTCCCCTCCAGCTTGCCAGCCTCATGGTGGGCGACCACCAGCGCGATATCGCTCACCTAGCGGCGCCGCTGCTCCGCACAATCGCAGTGGGCATTCCTCCCCTGGTTTTCGTCACGATATTTTCGGGTGCTTTACGCGGTGCCGGTGACACCCGCTGGCCGCTGTTATTCAGCCTGATCGGATTGCTGGGGGTAAGAATTCCCGGTGCGTACTGGCTGACGCTGCCGGGGGTGGTGTTGCCCGGCGTCGCCCTCCCCGTGCCGGGATGGGGACTGGGTGTTCTTGGGGCGTGGTACGCCATGGTGGCGGATCTCTATCTCCGTGCCTGCCTGACAACCTGGCGATTTGTCCACGGAGGGTGGAAAACCATCCGCGTGTAG
- a CDS encoding sulfatase-like hydrolase/transferase, with amino-acid sequence MPIVLGVLWTMYLGGLSPGEVLAETKSSPWPPRPNIVYIVSDELGYYELSYMGHPHFQTPNIDRLAAEGIRFTQALAGSSLCAPTRCCLMTGKHSGHTSVRTNGGGTPLRADEPTIASVLKQVGYATGGFGKWGCGGRGSTGVPERHGFDIFFGYYDQVHAHSYYPPYLIRNSVEVPLPGNHGLSNGTTYSHYLIVEEAKKFIRENKDHPFFCYLPVTPPHGIHDIPETDPAWALYKDKPWPLDARKYAAMVNMVDRHVGEIRDLLRELGLEEKTIIFFSGDNGGHEYFRDADHPRGFHAPNVDPRTGQQFRGGKGNLYEGGLRVPMIVCWPGQIKPGRVSDLLWYFPDVLPTLAELAGATPPADIDGISIVPELLGEDVVGRKQPQHDFLYWELGGQIAVRKKNWKAIRPGMGKPWELYDLARDIGETQNLAADHPEILKELIALAEKAHEPAVEGDFFAPELNEKDRRAKFGDEVPPEQVNVTMVNRLPQDGMIPRKFYTILSCSSESKGNDRLARYAIDGNPRTWWHTQFQPDLKRPPHELVIDLGKEFTVSGIRYLARQDHTWNGTFKECEIAVSKTPDFSEATTTRVEFSKTKEAQERNIPPTRGRYVRIRILSEINGGPWASAAEIGIVGE; translated from the coding sequence ATGCCAATCGTACTTGGCGTTTTATGGACGATGTACCTCGGAGGACTGTCCCCGGGCGAGGTTCTGGCGGAGACAAAATCCAGTCCATGGCCGCCTCGGCCCAATATCGTCTATATCGTGTCCGACGAACTGGGCTACTACGAGCTTTCCTACATGGGTCACCCCCACTTCCAGACGCCCAATATCGACCGACTGGCGGCGGAAGGGATACGCTTCACCCAGGCGCTGGCAGGAAGTTCCCTGTGCGCGCCTACCCGATGCTGCCTCATGACGGGAAAGCACTCGGGACACACCTCCGTCCGTACCAACGGCGGCGGAACGCCCTTGCGAGCGGATGAACCCACCATCGCTTCGGTGCTCAAGCAGGTGGGCTACGCCACCGGTGGGTTCGGTAAATGGGGGTGCGGGGGCCGGGGCTCTACCGGCGTACCGGAGCGCCATGGCTTCGACATTTTTTTCGGTTACTACGATCAAGTCCACGCCCATTCGTACTATCCGCCCTATCTCATCCGAAACAGTGTAGAGGTCCCTTTGCCAGGCAACCACGGCCTGAGCAACGGCACCACCTATTCGCATTACCTTATTGTGGAAGAAGCCAAAAAGTTTATTCGCGAGAATAAAGATCATCCTTTCTTCTGTTATTTGCCCGTCACGCCACCCCATGGGATTCATGACATCCCGGAAACTGACCCTGCCTGGGCCCTGTACAAAGACAAGCCGTGGCCGCTCGACGCCCGCAAGTACGCAGCGATGGTGAACATGGTAGATCGCCACGTGGGAGAAATTCGGGATCTGCTGCGGGAATTGGGGCTGGAGGAGAAGACGATCATCTTTTTCAGCGGCGACAACGGCGGCCATGAGTACTTCCGCGATGCCGATCATCCTCGGGGATTTCACGCGCCCAACGTGGATCCGCGAACAGGCCAGCAATTTCGCGGTGGCAAGGGCAACCTTTATGAGGGCGGCCTGCGAGTGCCGATGATCGTGTGCTGGCCAGGCCAGATCAAACCGGGTCGGGTGAGCGACCTGCTCTGGTACTTCCCGGATGTCCTGCCAACCCTCGCTGAACTGGCGGGTGCAACACCACCAGCCGACATCGATGGCATCTCCATCGTCCCTGAACTTCTGGGCGAAGACGTGGTCGGTCGAAAACAGCCACAGCACGATTTTCTCTACTGGGAGCTTGGCGGCCAGATTGCTGTCCGTAAGAAGAATTGGAAAGCCATTCGTCCGGGAATGGGCAAACCCTGGGAGCTGTATGACCTTGCCCGGGACATCGGCGAAACACAAAACCTCGCAGCGGACCATCCCGAGATTCTGAAGGAGCTTATCGCACTGGCGGAAAAGGCACACGAGCCCGCGGTGGAGGGCGACTTCTTTGCTCCTGAACTCAATGAAAAAGACCGTCGGGCCAAATTTGGCGATGAGGTACCCCCGGAACAGGTGAATGTCACCATGGTGAACCGGTTGCCGCAGGACGGCATGATCCCGCGGAAGTTTTACACCATTCTTTCCTGCAGCAGCGAATCGAAGGGCAACGACCGCCTGGCAAGGTACGCTATCGATGGTAATCCCCGAACCTGGTGGCACACGCAATTTCAGCCGGATTTGAAGCGACCGCCTCACGAGCTCGTCATTGACCTTGGCAAAGAGTTCACGGTCAGCGGAATCCGCTACCTGGCGCGCCAGGACCACACCTGGAATGGAACTTTCAAGGAGTGCGAAATAGCGGTCAGTAAAACTCCTGACTTTTCCGAAGCAACGACGACGCGCGTTGAATTCAGCAAGACCAAAGAGGCCCAGGAGCGGAACATTCCGCCCACCCGTGGACGGTACGTGCGGATCCGTATCCTTTCAGAGATCAACGGCGGCCCGTGGGCATCCGCTGCCGAAATCGGCATTGTCGGTGAGTGA
- a CDS encoding type II CAAX endopeptidase family protein: MMSDQTPIPGPAEEEIVRAEIVVPAEGFPPSPRAVPVVLRQPRIWPVFLVLALSLFVQIGAVGLAAVLGVMVRAGMIESASDLQFVFREAVDAPEYLLTTAALTMAGFALLAGGATWIEGERLHERLRLFRPVASPGLLILSFIGVLSLQLAFVAATQLKIFPESDLLEEMFSKINAMGPLGRLAAVLFIGVAPGICEEVLFRGYVQTGLSRRWGPWRGALVTAVLFGAMHLNFLQGAFATLLGLYLGLLTERTGSVIPAMLLHGMNNVLATIMAIGNWEPSFGQPQIVLGAAFAVMVITEYVVAAPLLRAGLHSVPSRSNS, from the coding sequence ATGATGAGTGATCAAACACCGATTCCAGGGCCCGCGGAGGAAGAGATCGTCCGCGCGGAGATTGTCGTTCCCGCAGAAGGCTTTCCCCCGTCGCCCAGGGCTGTCCCTGTGGTTTTGCGTCAACCGCGCATCTGGCCGGTGTTTCTCGTGTTGGCGCTCTCGCTTTTCGTTCAAATCGGGGCGGTGGGCCTGGCCGCGGTTCTGGGCGTCATGGTACGGGCGGGAATGATCGAGTCAGCGTCGGACCTGCAATTTGTCTTCCGTGAGGCCGTCGACGCCCCCGAGTACCTTCTTACCACTGCCGCGTTAACCATGGCAGGATTCGCCCTGCTCGCAGGCGGTGCCACGTGGATCGAGGGTGAAAGGCTGCACGAACGACTTCGACTGTTCCGGCCGGTGGCCTCCCCAGGTCTGCTCATTCTTTCCTTCATTGGCGTGCTCAGCCTGCAACTGGCTTTCGTGGCGGCCACGCAGCTAAAGATTTTTCCTGAATCTGATTTGCTGGAAGAAATGTTTTCCAAAATCAACGCGATGGGGCCGCTTGGCCGACTGGCGGCCGTCCTGTTCATCGGTGTCGCCCCAGGAATCTGTGAAGAAGTACTCTTTCGCGGCTATGTCCAGACCGGATTATCCCGCCGCTGGGGACCGTGGCGCGGAGCTCTGGTGACGGCTGTGCTCTTTGGGGCGATGCACCTCAATTTCCTTCAGGGTGCGTTCGCCACACTTCTCGGACTTTATCTCGGACTCCTGACGGAACGCACAGGCAGCGTCATCCCGGCGATGCTTCTCCACGGCATGAACAACGTGCTGGCCACCATTATGGCCATCGGCAATTGGGAACCCTCCTTTGGGCAACCCCAGATCGTGCTGGGGGCAGCCTTTGCTGTGATGGTGATCACCGAGTACGTGGTGGCTGCTCCGCTTCTTCGGGCAGGCCTGCATAGCGTGCCTTCGAGGTCCAATTCGTAG
- a CDS encoding HlyD family efflux transporter periplasmic adaptor subunit yields the protein MVTLADSLLSSSARPLPIRKRPDLVAQRQRYEGEVYWVVKDPVGLNYFRFQEEEFFILNQLDGRSSLDEIKARFEAEFPPQKITLEELQQFIGMLHRSGLVVAAAPEQGRQLLKRRAERRKQEWINALSNILALRFRGIDPERILNALYPWVRWMFHPAFLIACVILWLAALLLVAAEFRVFLSRLPSFYQFFTPTNALWLAVTLAITKILHEFGHGLSCKHFGGECHEMGVMLLVLTPCLYCNVSDSWMLPNRWHRAAIGAAGIFVELTLAAIATFVWWFSEPGLINHLALNVMFICSVSTVVFNGNPLLRYDGYYVLADILEIPNLRQKATQILSRTAAKWFLGLELPEDPFLPQRHHALFITYSVAAAIYRWVVVLSILLFLNKFFKPYRLEIIGHAIAIGALYGLVVHPLYQLGKFFYVPGRWNEVKKPRLMMTLVGLALLVAFVVFVPLPYRVMCTCEIQPQDPAPVYVDVPGRLEEILVRPGQHVKAGQPLAKLADHDLEIEIARLESLYRQYAARLSALERRRSEDEAAANELPSLREAIQTVAQQLAERKADQQRLLLVAPRDGVVVPPPWRVTHEDPDAPLPEWSGSPLEPQNIGALLKEGDLFCTIADPNRMEAILVIDQADIEFVQPGLFVRIKLDELPWKTLTGHVEEVAKREVEAASPRLAGKAGGELPTKTDPTTGVEKPIGTVYQARVPLPNPDGLLIPGLRGRAKVHVDYAHWLSLGQRIWRFVTRTFNFRL from the coding sequence ATGGTCACACTTGCGGATAGTCTGCTCTCCAGTTCGGCGCGACCTCTTCCGATCCGGAAACGCCCGGATCTGGTGGCCCAGCGTCAGCGCTATGAGGGCGAGGTGTACTGGGTGGTGAAGGATCCGGTCGGCCTCAACTATTTCCGATTCCAGGAAGAGGAATTCTTCATTCTCAACCAGCTCGATGGCCGTTCCAGCCTGGACGAGATCAAGGCCCGTTTTGAAGCGGAGTTCCCCCCGCAGAAGATCACCCTGGAAGAACTCCAGCAGTTCATTGGGATGCTCCATCGGAGTGGTCTGGTGGTGGCGGCAGCCCCCGAACAGGGCCGCCAGTTGCTGAAAAGACGTGCCGAGCGCCGCAAACAGGAGTGGATCAACGCGCTGAGCAATATCCTCGCGCTGCGGTTCCGCGGTATCGACCCCGAGCGGATCCTCAACGCGCTCTATCCCTGGGTGCGGTGGATGTTTCACCCCGCCTTCCTGATTGCATGCGTCATTCTGTGGCTGGCGGCACTGCTCCTCGTGGCTGCGGAGTTTCGCGTGTTTCTTTCTCGACTTCCCAGTTTCTATCAGTTCTTCACCCCGACGAATGCCCTCTGGCTGGCGGTGACGCTGGCGATCACGAAGATTCTCCATGAATTCGGCCACGGTTTGAGCTGCAAGCATTTCGGCGGCGAGTGCCACGAAATGGGCGTCATGCTCCTGGTTCTGACCCCCTGCCTTTACTGCAACGTTTCGGACTCCTGGATGTTGCCCAACCGGTGGCATCGCGCGGCCATCGGAGCTGCGGGGATATTCGTGGAGCTAACGCTGGCGGCCATCGCCACGTTTGTGTGGTGGTTCAGCGAGCCGGGGCTGATCAACCATCTGGCGCTCAATGTGATGTTCATCTGCTCCGTGAGTACGGTGGTTTTCAATGGCAATCCGCTCCTGCGGTATGACGGATATTACGTGCTGGCGGATATCCTGGAGATCCCCAACCTCCGGCAGAAAGCGACGCAGATCCTCAGCCGGACGGCGGCCAAATGGTTCCTGGGATTGGAACTGCCGGAGGATCCCTTTTTGCCGCAGCGTCATCACGCCCTGTTCATCACGTATTCCGTCGCCGCGGCCATCTATCGCTGGGTGGTGGTCCTCTCGATCCTGCTTTTTCTCAATAAATTCTTCAAACCGTATCGACTGGAGATTATCGGTCACGCTATCGCGATTGGCGCGCTGTATGGATTGGTCGTGCATCCGTTGTATCAACTGGGCAAGTTCTTTTATGTGCCGGGAAGGTGGAACGAAGTGAAAAAGCCCCGTTTGATGATGACGCTGGTGGGTTTGGCTCTCCTCGTGGCTTTTGTGGTGTTTGTTCCGCTGCCGTATCGGGTGATGTGCACCTGCGAGATCCAGCCCCAGGATCCGGCCCCGGTGTACGTGGATGTTCCCGGTCGGCTGGAAGAGATTCTGGTTCGGCCGGGACAGCATGTGAAAGCCGGACAACCACTGGCGAAGCTTGCCGACCACGACCTGGAAATTGAAATCGCCCGGCTGGAAAGTCTGTATCGGCAGTATGCGGCGAGGCTCTCCGCGCTGGAACGGCGTCGGAGCGAGGACGAGGCAGCCGCCAACGAGTTGCCCAGTCTTCGCGAAGCCATCCAGACTGTGGCCCAGCAATTGGCGGAGAGAAAAGCGGACCAGCAACGACTTCTTCTCGTTGCCCCCCGCGACGGTGTTGTGGTGCCGCCGCCCTGGAGGGTCACTCATGAAGACCCCGACGCACCTTTGCCGGAGTGGTCCGGAAGTCCCCTGGAACCACAGAATATCGGTGCTCTCCTCAAGGAGGGTGATCTCTTCTGCACAATCGCCGATCCCAACAGGATGGAAGCTATCCTGGTCATCGATCAGGCGGACATCGAATTCGTTCAGCCTGGTTTGTTCGTTCGCATCAAACTCGACGAACTACCCTGGAAAACGTTGACCGGCCACGTGGAGGAGGTGGCCAAGCGAGAGGTGGAAGCCGCTTCACCGCGATTGGCCGGCAAGGCGGGGGGAGAACTTCCCACCAAGACGGATCCGACTACGGGAGTGGAAAAACCGATCGGTACCGTCTATCAGGCCCGCGTGCCGTTGCCCAATCCGGACGGACTGCTGATCCCCGGCCTGCGGGGTCGTGCCAAGGTCCACGTCGATTATGCCCACTGGCTGAGTCTGGGACAGAGAATCTGGCGGTTTGTCACCCGCACATTCAACTTCCGACTGTGA
- a CDS encoding efflux RND transporter periplasmic adaptor subunit, translating to MMLWFVLNIVLWGLEVAAPSADSAVVTLPNCPVSIIDEAQVPARVQGQLIELSVKEGDTVKRGDVLGRIDDAVLQKTLDVKRYQLEAAKKDADNDVNVRYAKWANLVADAEYQQAVDANNRAPGAVPQAELRRLLLERGKTSLAIEQAAHDLEVAKLTVQVRQAELAEVEEQLRMYQIVAPIDGVIIKRFLHAGEWVKPGDPVFHVVRMDRLRIEGMVSAEKYLPAQLDKAPVVFVVKLPQLGERQFQGQVVYVSPVVEVTGEFMVWAEIVNVRDERSGHWLLRPGLTGQLTIRLNP from the coding sequence ATGATGTTATGGTTTGTACTCAATATCGTACTGTGGGGACTTGAGGTGGCTGCACCGTCGGCGGATTCCGCGGTGGTCACTCTCCCGAATTGCCCCGTCTCCATCATTGACGAGGCTCAGGTTCCCGCACGTGTCCAGGGACAGTTGATCGAGCTTTCTGTGAAGGAAGGGGACACTGTTAAACGGGGTGACGTCCTTGGGCGAATTGATGATGCGGTGCTGCAGAAAACCCTGGACGTCAAACGCTATCAACTGGAAGCTGCCAAAAAAGATGCTGACAACGATGTCAATGTGCGCTATGCAAAGTGGGCCAACCTTGTCGCGGATGCGGAATATCAGCAGGCCGTGGATGCCAACAACAGGGCCCCGGGTGCCGTCCCTCAGGCAGAACTACGGCGGTTGCTGCTAGAACGCGGCAAAACCTCGCTGGCGATCGAGCAAGCGGCCCACGATCTGGAAGTCGCCAAACTCACCGTACAGGTTCGTCAGGCGGAGCTGGCTGAGGTCGAGGAGCAGCTCCGAATGTACCAGATCGTGGCCCCTATCGATGGGGTTATTATCAAACGGTTCTTGCATGCCGGGGAATGGGTGAAACCGGGAGATCCCGTTTTTCACGTCGTGCGGATGGACCGGTTGCGGATCGAGGGGATGGTTAGTGCAGAAAAGTACCTGCCGGCCCAGCTCGACAAGGCGCCGGTGGTGTTTGTCGTCAAGCTCCCGCAACTGGGAGAACGACAGTTTCAGGGACAGGTGGTGTACGTCAGCCCCGTGGTCGAAGTGACCGGCGAATTCATGGTATGGGCGGAAATCGTCAATGTTCGGGACGAGCGGAGCGGCCACTGGTTGCTCCGGCCGGGGTTGACCGGCCAGCTTACGATTCGATTGAACCCATGA